In Dolichospermum flos-aquae CCAP 1403/13F, the following proteins share a genomic window:
- a CDS encoding AAA family ATPase, translated as MSRWFNIAGPCNPEKNYTISATIRLPDLSLLIEQESYFVLHAPRQTGKTTAMLALAQQLTATGNYTAVMVSVEVGSAFNHDPGAAELAILGTWYDTISIRLPKELQPPAKQWQQEEPGNRIKAFLRGWAKVLTRPLVLFIDEIDSLQDQTLISVLRQLRDGFPNRPENFPSSVGLIGLRDVRDYKVASGGSERLNTSSPFNIKVASITMRNFNIEEVGELYQQHTAATGQIFTPEATATAFDLTQGQPWLVNALAKEVVEKMVKDRNIAITKEHILKAKEILITRQDTHLDSLAERLREPRIKAIIEPMLAGLELGDIPNDDIQFVMDLGLCKMHPYGGLTIANPIYREVLPRVLTVTPMASLPMIAPTWLTPEGELNIDALLTAFLKFWRQHGEPLLGSTGYHEIAPHIVLMAFLHRVINGGGILEREYAIGSDRMDLCLRYKDVTLGIELKVWREKKRDPQTDGIEQLESYLGRLGLDFGWLFVFDRRKNALPMEERLSTEVVVTENQRRITVIRA; from the coding sequence ATGTCTCGCTGGTTTAATATTGCAGGTCCATGTAACCCCGAAAAAAACTATACCATCTCAGCTACAATTCGTCTCCCTGATTTATCGTTACTGATTGAACAAGAAAGTTATTTTGTCCTTCATGCACCACGACAAACAGGGAAAACCACCGCAATGTTAGCCCTAGCACAGCAACTTACCGCCACCGGAAATTATACCGCAGTCATGGTATCAGTGGAAGTAGGAAGTGCATTTAATCATGACCCCGGTGCGGCAGAATTGGCGATTTTGGGAACTTGGTATGATACAATTTCTATCCGTTTACCTAAAGAATTACAACCACCTGCTAAACAATGGCAACAGGAAGAACCAGGAAATAGAATTAAGGCTTTTTTAAGAGGTTGGGCAAAAGTTTTAACCCGCCCTTTAGTATTGTTTATAGATGAAATTGATTCTTTGCAAGATCAAACATTAATTTCAGTTTTACGACAATTAAGAGATGGTTTTCCCAATCGTCCAGAAAATTTTCCCTCATCTGTAGGATTAATTGGTTTAAGAGATGTACGAGATTATAAAGTCGCATCTGGTGGTAGTGAACGACTCAATACATCCAGTCCTTTTAATATTAAAGTTGCTTCTATAACTATGCGAAATTTTAATATTGAAGAAGTGGGAGAACTATATCAACAACATACAGCAGCAACAGGACAAATTTTCACTCCTGAAGCTACAGCAACAGCCTTTGATTTAACCCAAGGACAACCTTGGTTAGTGAATGCTTTGGCTAAAGAAGTTGTAGAAAAAATGGTTAAAGATAGAAATATTGCTATTACAAAAGAACACATTTTAAAAGCAAAAGAAATATTAATTACTCGTCAAGATACTCATTTAGATAGTTTAGCTGAACGGTTACGAGAACCCAGGATAAAAGCAATTATTGAACCAATGTTAGCAGGTTTAGAATTAGGAGATATACCCAATGATGATATTCAATTTGTGATGGATTTGGGATTATGTAAAATGCACCCCTACGGAGGTTTAACTATTGCTAATCCCATTTATCGGGAAGTGTTACCCAGAGTATTAACAGTGACACCAATGGCTTCTTTACCAATGATTGCACCGACTTGGTTAACACCGGAAGGGGAGTTAAATATAGACGCTTTATTAACAGCATTTCTCAAGTTTTGGCGACAACATGGAGAACCATTATTAGGTAGTACGGGATATCATGAAATTGCACCGCATATTGTATTAATGGCTTTTTTACATCGTGTTATTAATGGTGGGGGAATCTTAGAAAGGGAATATGCCATTGGTAGTGACAGAATGGATTTATGTCTGCGTTATAAAGATGTAACGTTAGGTATTGAGTTAAAGGTATGGCGAGAAAAAAAGCGTGACCCCCAAACTGATGGGATTGAACAATTAGAGTCTTATTTAGGGCGTTTGGGGTTGGATTTTGGTTGGTTATTTGTGTTTGATAGGCGGAAAAATGCCCTACCAATGGAAGAACGTTTATCAACTGAGGTTGTGGTGACAGAAAATCAACGTCGGATTACTGTGATTCGGGCTTGA
- a CDS encoding DUF5674 family protein encodes MIHILQEPATPIQINEMLQANRFYIKTAVDIRHQILAGGGEMHSDCETILLENRSQQQDIWGASWNPISQEIFYESMVNLRPRQNRSMEILDPTIREQVKQIIHKLLGGL; translated from the coding sequence ATAATTCATATTTTACAAGAACCTGCAACACCTATCCAAATCAACGAGATGCTTCAAGCCAATCGTTTCTATATTAAAACAGCCGTAGATATACGCCATCAAATTTTAGCAGGTGGAGGTGAAATGCACTCTGACTGCGAAACTATTTTACTGGAGAATAGAAGTCAACAGCAGGATATTTGGGGCGCGAGTTGGAATCCTATTTCTCAAGAAATTTTCTATGAATCAATGGTAAATCTCCGGCCACGTCAAAATAGATCAATGGAAATTTTAGATCCGACAATTCGTGAACAAGTCAAACAAATCATCCACAAATTATTAGGAGGTTTATGA